One segment of Leuconostoc lactis DNA contains the following:
- a CDS encoding NCS2 family permease, with translation MSTIAKYFKLDELNTSVRTEFIAGLTTFVSMAYILFVNPSVLGAAGMDKGAVFTATAVAAAIATLFMGIVALYPIAIAPGLGVNAFFSYSVVIGMGVKWQTAMAGVLVAALIFLVLTFFKVREKIINLIPQNMKLAIAAGIGLFIAFIGLHDAGLIVASKDTMVSLGHLTSPTSLLAIFGIIVTFVLLSMRMPAAIFVGMVLTSIVGIIFGLIKLPSSLVSPVPSLAPTFGQSITHLGDINSIQLITVVITFLLVTFFDTAGTMIGLATQAGFMKNNEMPRAGRALMADAVGMTVGAVVGTSPTSAYVESSSGIAVGGRSGLTSVFTGLFFLLALFFSPLLTVVTSQVTAPALIVVGVLMAKSLRQIDWDDLAVAAPAFLVVIGMPLTYSISDGIALGFILYPITMLATGRGKQVHALMYGLAILFVIFLAIVAH, from the coding sequence ATGTCTACGATTGCAAAGTATTTTAAGCTCGATGAGCTGAACACATCAGTTCGTACTGAATTCATCGCTGGTCTCACGACATTCGTGTCAATGGCCTACATTCTGTTTGTTAACCCTTCTGTTCTTGGCGCAGCTGGTATGGATAAAGGCGCAGTTTTCACAGCAACAGCCGTTGCTGCCGCTATTGCTACATTATTCATGGGTATTGTCGCCCTTTACCCAATTGCTATCGCTCCTGGTCTTGGGGTGAATGCCTTCTTCTCTTATTCTGTTGTCATTGGTATGGGCGTTAAGTGGCAAACAGCCATGGCTGGTGTCTTAGTAGCCGCCTTAATTTTCTTGGTCTTGACATTCTTTAAGGTCCGCGAAAAGATTATCAACTTGATTCCACAAAACATGAAATTAGCCATTGCCGCAGGTATTGGTTTGTTCATTGCCTTTATTGGCCTTCACGATGCAGGCTTGATTGTGGCTAGCAAGGATACTATGGTATCCCTTGGTCACCTCACATCGCCAACATCATTGTTAGCCATCTTTGGCATTATTGTCACATTTGTCCTTTTGTCAATGCGAATGCCAGCGGCAATTTTCGTCGGGATGGTGTTGACATCAATTGTTGGGATCATCTTTGGTCTCATCAAGTTGCCTTCTTCCTTAGTGTCACCTGTACCATCATTGGCCCCAACTTTTGGTCAAAGTATCACACATCTTGGTGACATCAACTCAATTCAGTTGATCACAGTCGTGATTACTTTCTTGTTGGTCACATTCTTTGATACGGCTGGTACTATGATTGGCTTGGCCACACAAGCTGGTTTCATGAAGAACAATGAAATGCCACGTGCAGGTCGTGCTTTGATGGCTGACGCTGTTGGTATGACTGTTGGTGCTGTTGTTGGAACATCACCAACATCAGCTTATGTTGAATCATCATCTGGTATCGCTGTTGGTGGTCGTTCAGGTTTGACGAGCGTCTTTACTGGCTTGTTCTTCTTGCTTGCTTTGTTCTTCTCACCATTATTGACAGTGGTAACATCACAAGTCACAGCACCAGCCTTGATTGTGGTTGGTGTCTTGATGGCCAAGAGCCTACGCCAAATTGACTGGGATGACCTTGCCGTTGCGGCACCGGCATTCTTGGTTGTGATTGGTATGCCATTGACTTACTCAATCTCAGATGGTATTGCGTTGGGCTTCATCTTGTACCCAATTACAATGCTTGCAACAGGTCGTGGTAAGCAAGTACACGCTTTGATGTATGGTCTAGCTATTCTATTCGTCATCTTCTTAGCGATTGTCGCGCATTAA
- the pepA gene encoding glutamyl aminopeptidase: METTTWTRIKKYTELQGTSGQEHRVRQAFRADLTPLVDTVQQDGLGGVFGVKQHADHTAPRVMFAAHMDEVGFIVTAILPSGAFKVAAVGGWNPAVISSQRFSLFTKDHVYPVVSSSVSPHLLRGSGQTPQLPTVDDMLFDAGFVDDQEAMAYGVRPGDFIVPEVTTVLTANQQRVMSKAWDNRFGLVTLLGALEDLQDVRTPNTLIMGANVQEEVGLRGAHGAVNLMQPDIFFAVDSSAADDTSGGAGHQGRLDQGTLLRVFDPTVVVPLRLKEFLLSTAEDNHIPYQYFVSKGGTDAAAAQSELTGVPSVALGVASRYIHTHQTVWSIADFEATQAFVVAIAKALDETTLKTIMGD; the protein is encoded by the coding sequence TTGGAAACGACAACATGGACACGCATTAAAAAATATACGGAATTACAAGGGACTTCTGGACAAGAACATCGCGTTCGACAAGCTTTTCGAGCAGATTTGACCCCATTGGTTGATACGGTACAACAAGATGGGTTAGGTGGTGTGTTTGGGGTGAAACAACATGCCGATCACACGGCACCACGGGTGATGTTTGCGGCCCATATGGATGAAGTCGGGTTTATTGTCACGGCTATTTTACCTAGTGGCGCCTTCAAAGTCGCAGCGGTGGGTGGTTGGAACCCAGCAGTTATCTCTTCTCAGCGCTTTAGTCTATTTACAAAAGACCACGTTTATCCGGTTGTATCGAGTTCAGTGAGTCCCCATTTATTGCGGGGCAGTGGACAAACACCACAGCTACCAACCGTTGATGATATGTTGTTTGATGCTGGTTTTGTGGATGATCAGGAAGCAATGGCTTACGGGGTACGACCAGGTGATTTTATTGTGCCAGAAGTGACCACCGTCTTAACGGCCAATCAGCAACGGGTGATGTCGAAAGCTTGGGATAACCGTTTTGGGTTAGTCACGTTATTAGGGGCGTTAGAAGACTTACAAGACGTCAGAACGCCGAATACGTTGATTATGGGGGCTAATGTACAAGAAGAAGTTGGCTTGCGTGGGGCGCATGGCGCAGTTAACCTCATGCAACCAGATATTTTCTTTGCCGTGGATTCCAGTGCTGCTGATGATACAAGTGGTGGGGCTGGCCACCAAGGTCGTTTGGATCAAGGGACGCTGTTGCGCGTCTTTGATCCAACTGTGGTCGTGCCATTACGCTTGAAAGAATTCTTATTGTCAACGGCTGAAGATAATCATATTCCTTATCAATACTTCGTTTCTAAGGGTGGCACGGATGCGGCCGCTGCGCAAAGTGAACTGACGGGGGTACCGTCAGTGGCATTAGGTGTAGCATCACGCTATATCCATACCCACCAAACAGTTTGGTCGATTGCTGACTTTGAAGCCACCCAAGCTTTTGTGGTGGCGATTGCCAAGGCACTTGACGAGACGACGCTCAAAACGATTATGGGTGATTAA
- a CDS encoding FtsW/RodA/SpoVE family cell cycle protein — translation MFKKLQKLDYWIAVPYAILSMLGVVMVFSATQGTTTALSNFIKQAIFVVVGLFGAFSLYHFNLKILQRRKFLRQLLLAIIAALIVAKFFMPAVNGAHGWINLGIVTLQPAEFLKLALILYFAAFFAREPWDRHVPLREQAVARFDVWGLPAFSLLLVFIMPDNGNGLIILLILMAIFLASGVSRKVIAFVAAFGGLLFGFLQTIVRLADHYFNLSGGQHYALARFTSFANPWDPSAADASRQLLYGYYAIAHGGVFGVGLGNSLIKPYLPESNTDFIMAVMTEELGAVTTAIVLILMLILVARMVILGIRQRSQYYRLLLFGIATLLFIQMLVNLGGVIGVLPITGVVFPFISGGGSSYIVFSAAIGLTLNIAATQQRSVSIHPADTLARKDYK, via the coding sequence ATGTTTAAAAAGTTACAGAAATTAGATTATTGGATTGCGGTGCCGTATGCCATTCTGAGTATGTTAGGAGTGGTCATGGTTTTTTCAGCAACGCAAGGCACGACAACAGCATTAAGTAATTTTATTAAGCAGGCGATCTTTGTGGTTGTCGGCTTATTTGGTGCTTTTTCACTTTATCATTTTAATTTAAAAATCCTCCAGCGACGAAAATTTTTAAGACAGCTGTTGCTGGCAATTATCGCTGCATTAATTGTGGCAAAGTTCTTCATGCCAGCCGTCAACGGTGCGCATGGGTGGATTAATTTAGGGATTGTGACACTGCAGCCAGCCGAATTTTTAAAGTTAGCGTTGATTTTGTATTTTGCCGCATTTTTTGCCCGTGAACCTTGGGATAGGCATGTGCCATTACGCGAACAAGCTGTTGCCCGCTTTGATGTTTGGGGGCTACCAGCTTTTAGTTTGTTGCTCGTCTTTATCATGCCAGATAATGGGAATGGCTTGATCATTTTGCTGATTTTGATGGCCATTTTCTTGGCATCAGGGGTCTCACGTAAGGTGATTGCGTTCGTTGCGGCGTTTGGCGGCTTGTTGTTTGGTTTTTTACAAACGATTGTGCGTCTTGCTGACCATTACTTTAATTTGAGTGGTGGCCAACATTACGCCTTGGCGCGTTTCACCAGTTTTGCGAACCCCTGGGATCCGAGTGCTGCTGATGCGAGTCGGCAGTTACTGTATGGTTATTATGCAATTGCCCATGGTGGCGTCTTTGGTGTTGGGCTTGGGAATTCATTGATTAAGCCTTATTTGCCGGAATCTAATACGGACTTTATTATGGCTGTGATGACGGAAGAATTAGGCGCTGTGACCACTGCCATCGTCTTGATTTTGATGCTAATTCTCGTTGCTCGTATGGTCATTTTAGGCATTCGACAGCGTAGTCAATACTATCGCTTGTTACTCTTTGGCATTGCCACGCTACTCTTTATTCAAATGCTGGTTAATCTTGGCGGTGTGATTGGCGTTTTGCCGATCACAGGGGTGGTCTTTCCGTTTATTTCGGGTGGTGGTTCGTCGTATATTGTGTTCAGTGCCGCGATTGGCTTGACATTAAATATTGCTGCGACACAACAACGTTCGGTAAGCATTCATCCAGCTGATACACTAGCTAGAAAGGATTACAAATGA
- a CDS encoding YlbG family protein, with product MTFEIQPRRALYVYLKNKRHVPQLKKFGKITYVSRRMGFVMLYVNDEDIAAQIDKIKQYKFVRDVLSSPRPDIDPDLGDVHDDIFFENYDEENGHSSQAVMMQPVDK from the coding sequence ATGACATTTGAAATACAACCACGGCGTGCGCTGTATGTTTATTTAAAAAATAAGCGACACGTGCCACAGCTTAAAAAATTTGGCAAAATTACTTATGTGTCGCGGCGAATGGGTTTTGTGATGCTGTATGTCAACGATGAAGACATTGCGGCACAAATTGACAAAATTAAGCAATATAAATTTGTCCGCGACGTCCTTAGCTCACCAAGACCCGATATTGATCCGGACTTGGGCGATGTTCATGATGATATTTTCTTTGAAAACTATGATGAGGAGAACGGGCATTCATCACAAGCGGTGATGATGCAACCGGTAGATAAATAG
- the rsmD gene encoding 16S rRNA (guanine(966)-N(2))-methyltransferase RsmD: MRVVAGRFRGARLEAVAGDKTRPTTDKVKEAMFSMLMPFLDGGNVLDLYAGTGGLGIEAVSRGMTHATLVDRQFQAIKVIQSNVDKTHDSAAFSILKMPAQQALQNFVAAQQTFDLVFLDPPYAKETIAADMQFMAQNGLLADGAIILAESNDAANLPEASTQFNIVRQKQYGITVVTIYQFDK, translated from the coding sequence ATGCGAGTAGTAGCAGGACGTTTTCGTGGGGCACGCTTAGAAGCGGTGGCTGGCGACAAAACGCGGCCCACAACGGATAAAGTCAAAGAAGCCATGTTTAGCATGTTGATGCCATTTTTAGATGGCGGTAATGTACTAGATTTATATGCTGGTACTGGTGGTTTGGGCATTGAAGCAGTGTCGCGGGGGATGACACATGCCACATTGGTTGATCGCCAATTTCAGGCGATTAAAGTCATCCAAAGCAACGTTGATAAAACCCATGATTCTGCAGCATTTAGCATCTTAAAAATGCCAGCGCAACAAGCCTTACAAAATTTCGTTGCCGCACAGCAGACGTTTGATCTGGTCTTTTTAGATCCACCATATGCCAAGGAAACGATTGCTGCAGATATGCAATTTATGGCACAAAATGGCTTGTTAGCAGACGGGGCGATTATTCTCGCAGAGAGTAATGATGCCGCTAACTTACCAGAAGCAAGTACACAATTTAACATTGTACGACAAAAACAATATGGGATTACTGTTGTGACCATTTATCAATTCGATAAATAA
- the coaD gene encoding pantetheine-phosphate adenylyltransferase → MSIALFPGSFDPLTNGHLDIIQRASQLFDHVVVGVGHNTSKQALFTPEEKVDLISTVVADLPNVDVAIMHGLTVQFMSEIGAKFIVRGLRNSKDFEYERDIAGVNSALADVETILLLAKPENQNISSSMVKEIGSMGADNMAKFVPKVVVDALKERLN, encoded by the coding sequence ATGAGTATTGCATTATTTCCAGGCAGCTTTGACCCATTAACAAACGGGCATCTTGATATTATTCAACGTGCCAGTCAACTTTTTGACCACGTTGTGGTTGGGGTTGGGCATAACACGAGTAAGCAGGCTTTGTTTACACCGGAAGAAAAAGTTGACTTAATTTCAACTGTTGTTGCCGATTTGCCCAACGTTGACGTGGCCATTATGCATGGCCTAACCGTCCAATTTATGTCTGAAATTGGGGCAAAGTTTATTGTCCGTGGCTTGCGGAATAGTAAAGACTTTGAATATGAACGGGATATTGCCGGTGTTAACAGTGCGTTAGCTGATGTTGAAACCATTTTGCTTTTAGCAAAACCAGAGAATCAAAATATTTCGAGTTCAATGGTCAAAGAAATTGGTAGCATGGGGGCGGACAATATGGCAAAATTTGTGCCAAAAGTGGTCGTTGATGCGTTGAAAGAACGGTTAAACTAA
- a CDS encoding SepM family pheromone-processing serine protease has protein sequence MRKKSKIIAAIAAIFLFIGIGVLFWPLNGYIESPGEADDLAKFVKIGGKNDTSKGRYNITSVYLSKANVLGYLQTKINPQLSYASAEEVTGGESSAVFTKVQNFYMQSAIANAEQVAFKKAQRPITTTYRGIYVLSVNDNSHFKHSIQVGDTITAVDGHHYDNSDGFIKYLADKKPGVNVTIDYLRDGKPGQTTGKTIKLPSTRSPEYPNGRSGIGIVLTDNVAVTTDPKVEVDPGQIGGPSGGLMFTLQIYDQLTGNHLAKGRNISGTGTMNVNGYVGEIGGIDKKVIAAKEAGSTIFFAPYVEPTKELLKYEEQHKTNYQLARDTAKKYAPTVKVIPVQTFDDAVNYLATGKIIKTTDKLQ, from the coding sequence ATGCGAAAAAAAAGTAAAATCATTGCCGCGATTGCGGCAATTTTCCTATTCATTGGCATTGGCGTATTATTTTGGCCGCTAAATGGCTATATTGAGAGTCCAGGTGAAGCTGATGATTTGGCGAAGTTTGTTAAAATCGGTGGCAAAAATGATACGTCAAAAGGACGTTATAACATTACCTCGGTTTATTTGTCTAAAGCCAATGTCCTCGGCTATTTACAAACTAAAATCAATCCACAATTATCTTATGCGTCTGCAGAAGAAGTAACAGGTGGTGAAAGTTCGGCCGTCTTCACTAAAGTGCAGAATTTTTATATGCAAAGTGCCATTGCCAATGCCGAACAAGTTGCCTTTAAAAAAGCGCAGCGGCCTATTACCACTACTTATCGGGGAATTTATGTGTTGAGTGTGAATGATAATTCGCATTTCAAACATAGTATTCAGGTTGGGGATACCATCACGGCAGTTGACGGTCATCATTATGATAATTCCGATGGGTTTATTAAATATTTGGCTGATAAAAAACCTGGTGTTAATGTGACAATCGACTATCTTCGGGATGGCAAACCTGGTCAAACGACTGGGAAAACAATCAAACTACCAAGTACCCGTTCACCAGAATATCCGAATGGTCGTTCAGGCATTGGGATTGTGCTAACCGACAATGTTGCCGTTACGACAGATCCTAAAGTCGAAGTTGATCCAGGTCAAATTGGTGGGCCATCAGGTGGGTTAATGTTCACCCTGCAGATTTATGATCAACTGACCGGCAATCATTTGGCCAAGGGCCGTAACATTTCTGGTACTGGTACGATGAATGTGAACGGTTATGTTGGTGAAATTGGTGGTATTGATAAAAAGGTCATTGCCGCCAAAGAAGCGGGCTCAACCATCTTTTTTGCCCCATATGTCGAACCAACCAAAGAATTACTAAAGTATGAAGAACAACATAAAACGAACTACCAATTGGCACGTGATACAGCGAAAAAATATGCGCCAACGGTTAAGGTTATTCCGGTCCAAACATTTGACGATGCGGTCAATTATCTGGCAACCGGAAAAATAATTAAAACAACTGATAAACTACAGTAA
- a CDS encoding peptide ABC transporter substrate-binding protein, which produces MIKRNTIIFGTIGAIVVIVAGTRVAGMWGTSGSSSDATIKTYISTDLTTQDLSKMTDTYAFEIAGNTQEGLLSKSASGKPVAGLAKSWTTSKDGLTWTFHLRKNLKWSNGTKLTAKDFVYAWRRTVNPKTASQYAYIYSGIKNADAISAGTDKDVNSLGIVAKNASTVVVTLDSPQPQFASLMSFPSFYPQSEAFNTKVGKKLGTKSSEQIYSGPYKFVGWNGTNTSFKLIPNKNYYNAKSVKNAGVDYSVIKNPAIAVQEYKRGSLDLAVLGTTELQTANSKRKDYKAIPLAATSYFEYNQTGKVKGLNNQKIRQALNLATNRSEILGSIYNSVGKVPTGMTPAGLSKTASGKDFASTAKQDYSYDREKAKQLFAEGMKEEGLTKLNLTLEMTADVPQTKLVGDFMNDSWQKLPGLTISEKFVPFKQRLNDQTNQNFDIIYANWYGDYAEPTTFLNLFTTSSPNNDGKWSNASYDATIKKALSTDAQKGSARDQDEQLGEKILFQDSAVNPVIWGQQVQLSNPKVSGIQYFTTGAGTIYKNAVKYDK; this is translated from the coding sequence ATGATAAAACGGAATACAATCATTTTTGGCACTATCGGCGCTATCGTGGTCATTGTGGCAGGAACGCGAGTTGCCGGCATGTGGGGGACCAGTGGTAGTTCAAGCGATGCAACGATTAAAACCTATATTAGTACTGATCTAACAACGCAGGATTTGTCAAAAATGACCGATACTTATGCGTTTGAAATTGCCGGGAACACACAAGAGGGATTGTTAAGTAAAAGTGCAAGTGGTAAACCGGTTGCAGGGCTTGCAAAAAGCTGGACAACATCAAAAGATGGTTTGACATGGACATTCCATCTGCGCAAAAATTTGAAATGGTCAAATGGGACCAAGCTGACTGCTAAGGATTTCGTTTATGCTTGGCGTCGGACGGTTAATCCTAAAACAGCTTCACAGTATGCTTATATTTATTCTGGTATTAAAAATGCAGATGCGATCAGTGCCGGAACAGATAAAGATGTCAATTCACTGGGAATTGTTGCAAAGAACGCTTCAACAGTCGTTGTGACACTAGATTCGCCACAGCCTCAATTTGCTAGCCTCATGTCATTTCCTAGTTTTTACCCACAAAGTGAGGCATTTAATACGAAAGTAGGCAAGAAACTTGGTACTAAATCAAGTGAACAAATTTATTCTGGACCATACAAATTTGTTGGGTGGAATGGTACAAACACGTCGTTTAAGTTAATTCCGAATAAAAATTATTACAACGCCAAAAGTGTCAAAAACGCTGGTGTGGATTATAGTGTTATCAAAAATCCTGCAATAGCTGTTCAGGAATACAAACGTGGTAGTTTAGATTTGGCCGTTTTGGGTACGACTGAACTACAAACGGCCAACAGCAAGCGTAAAGATTACAAGGCTATTCCATTGGCAGCGACATCATATTTTGAGTACAATCAAACGGGTAAAGTTAAAGGGTTGAACAATCAGAAAATTCGTCAAGCATTGAACCTAGCAACAAATCGTTCCGAAATCTTGGGTTCAATTTATAACAGTGTTGGTAAAGTGCCAACAGGTATGACACCTGCCGGACTGTCAAAAACGGCTAGCGGAAAGGATTTCGCATCAACAGCTAAACAGGATTACAGCTATGATCGTGAAAAAGCTAAGCAGTTATTTGCAGAAGGTATGAAAGAGGAAGGATTAACCAAACTAAATTTGACGTTAGAAATGACTGCTGATGTACCACAAACTAAGCTTGTAGGAGACTTTATGAATGATTCATGGCAGAAATTACCTGGTTTAACAATTTCAGAAAAATTTGTGCCATTCAAGCAAAGATTAAATGATCAAACTAACCAAAACTTCGATATTATCTATGCTAATTGGTATGGTGATTACGCTGAACCGACAACCTTCTTGAATTTATTCACAACTTCTTCACCAAATAATGATGGAAAATGGTCAAATGCCAGTTATGATGCCACTATCAAAAAGGCGTTATCGACGGATGCCCAAAAGGGAAGTGCTCGTGATCAAGATGAACAATTAGGTGAGAAGATTTTGTTCCAGGACTCAGCTGTTAATCCAGTAATTTGGGGTCAACAAGTTCAATTATCTAATCCAAAAGTGTCAGGTATTCAATACTTCACAACGGGTGCCGGCACAATTTATAAGAACGCTGTCAAATATGATAAGTGA
- a CDS encoding serine hydrolase, with product MPAQFIRTLSNMISESINTAAQAYVVFSVTDDKVISSKNDNLKWPTASLAKLIIIYQTMSAIQQGKLDYHSVLPVTANVAEVGSNPDLADIPMTVPQGYEVIDLLNMTLLISENQPALQLMLTLFGSLSNWRHQTQLLFAAMKIDGDISNPTGLDDEDLAGFFISQHVSDKRVTKMSANALLLLTKKLILQFPDILSLAQKAQMVIENKIWLNRNPKIANPSPDMTWVGLKTGFTDRAKQNLIAVITHQHKRYIVVLLGFDGADHFAKFDEVERLIREAITNEFSK from the coding sequence GTGCCGGCACAATTTATAAGAACGCTGTCAAATATGATAAGTGAATCAATTAATACTGCAGCTCAAGCCTATGTTGTGTTTTCAGTCACTGATGATAAAGTCATTTCCAGTAAAAATGACAATTTAAAATGGCCAACGGCCTCTCTAGCAAAACTAATTATTATTTATCAAACGATGTCAGCGATTCAACAGGGTAAGCTCGATTATCATTCAGTTCTACCAGTCACAGCAAATGTTGCTGAAGTAGGTTCTAACCCTGATTTGGCAGATATTCCAATGACTGTACCACAGGGTTATGAGGTCATTGATTTACTCAATATGACCTTGCTGATATCTGAAAATCAGCCAGCGCTTCAATTGATGCTGACCTTATTTGGTTCCTTGTCAAATTGGCGTCATCAAACACAATTATTATTCGCGGCGATGAAAATTGATGGCGATATTAGTAATCCAACTGGTCTAGATGATGAGGATCTTGCTGGATTTTTTATTAGTCAGCATGTTAGCGACAAAAGAGTCACAAAAATGTCTGCCAATGCGTTGTTATTATTGACAAAGAAGCTTATTTTGCAATTTCCTGATATCTTATCATTAGCGCAAAAAGCGCAAATGGTAATTGAAAATAAAATTTGGTTAAATCGAAATCCAAAAATTGCTAATCCTTCACCTGATATGACTTGGGTAGGGTTGAAAACCGGCTTTACTGATCGTGCGAAACAGAATTTGATTGCGGTTATCACACATCAGCATAAACGATATATTGTGGTGCTTTTAGGCTTTGATGGGGCTGATCATTTTGCCAAGTTTGATGAAGTTGAAAGGCTCATAAGGGAGGCAATAACGAATGAATTTTCCAAATAG
- a CDS encoding M15 family metallopeptidase produces MNFPNSGVLDNPNLIVVNQQHPIQNELKFERFLIGKETINTSIINSLSRLFSEAEKNGFHFTLVSGYRSIAYQKNLFDQSVQRHRDAGYSLEQAQNMTLAYSQMPGSSEHHTGLAVDIIDTAFLNDRQDLYDDVDQLISQQWLINHAVDYGFILRYPKTKVNWTGINYEPWHFRFVGQENAIYMTKNGFSLEEYIEDLTTNSKSHLWFRTQYNDQR; encoded by the coding sequence ATGAATTTTCCAAATAGTGGTGTTTTAGACAATCCAAATTTGATTGTTGTTAATCAGCAACATCCTATTCAAAATGAACTCAAATTTGAAAGGTTTTTAATTGGGAAAGAAACGATTAATACTAGTATTATAAATAGCTTATCTAGGTTGTTTTCCGAGGCCGAGAAAAATGGATTTCATTTTACATTAGTCTCTGGTTATCGTTCGATTGCGTATCAAAAGAACCTATTTGATCAATCTGTCCAGCGCCACCGCGATGCTGGTTATTCACTAGAACAGGCGCAAAACATGACTTTAGCTTATTCACAAATGCCTGGTTCAAGTGAACATCATACTGGTTTAGCTGTTGACATAATAGACACAGCGTTTTTAAATGACAGACAGGATTTGTATGATGATGTTGATCAGCTTATTTCACAACAATGGCTGATAAATCACGCTGTTGATTATGGTTTCATTTTGCGATACCCCAAGACAAAAGTAAACTGGACGGGTATTAATTATGAGCCGTGGCACTTTAGATTTGTTGGTCAAGAAAATGCCATTTATATGACAAAAAATGGGTTTTCGTTGGAAGAGTACATCGAAGACTTAACAACTAATTCAAAATCGCATTTGTGGTTTCGGACTCAGTATAATGATCAGCGATGA